A genomic stretch from Candidatus Nitrososphaera gargensis Ga9.2 includes:
- a CDS encoding DUF2795 domain-containing protein has translation MSERENREQIPTEFNAEQTQRTLRRQDRVEGGQREKTVSDFPSAAALGQVLKDLDFPADKSSIIRFVEQSNKLERNEVLPLVQKIEERQYQNVSEVAEAARLVQG, from the coding sequence ATGTCAGAAAGGGAAAACCGGGAGCAGATCCCTACGGAATTCAACGCGGAGCAGACCCAGCGGACTTTACGGAGGCAGGACCGTGTGGAGGGAGGGCAGAGGGAAAAGACAGTCAGCGACTTTCCAAGTGCAGCAGCCCTTGGACAGGTCTTGAAGGACCTTGACTTTCCGGCTGACAAGAGCTCCATTATCAGGTTCGTAGAACAGTCAAACAAGCTCGAGCGCAATGAGGTGCTGCCGCTGGTCCAAAAGATAGAGGAGCGCCAGTATCAGAACGTCTCTGAAGTAGCTGAAGCAGCGCGGCTGGTACAGGGCTAA
- a CDS encoding PRC-barrel domain-containing protein: MTDFKDAEVYTVEGKRMGRIKEINARYFTAFKRGLVTDEEFRIPISAISAVENYDSATTVVRLSLKEEQLKHGYEFARAKPNSEFASGVAESERKILLEKPMIRYESPHPVEETIMAERPPPISEYLCDMCNEKFGSPGELQEHRVAQHKAPTGI, encoded by the coding sequence GTGACCGATTTTAAAGATGCAGAGGTCTATACAGTTGAAGGAAAAAGAATGGGCAGAATAAAGGAGATCAATGCCAGATACTTTACAGCTTTCAAGCGCGGCCTTGTAACAGACGAGGAATTCCGGATCCCAATTTCTGCGATCTCGGCGGTTGAAAACTATGACAGTGCAACGACAGTAGTCAGGCTCAGCCTGAAAGAAGAGCAGTTAAAGCACGGCTACGAGTTTGCAAGGGCCAAGCCCAACTCTGAATTTGCGAGTGGAGTTGCAGAATCCGAGCGAAAGATCCTGTTGGAAAAGCCGATGATCAGGTATGAATCGCCCCATCCGGTCGAAGAAACCATAATGGCGGAGAGGCCGCCTCCCATTTCAGAATACCTTTGCGACATGTGCAATGAAAAGTTTGGTAGCCCCGGAGAACTGCAAGAACACAGGGTGGCTCAGCACAAGGCCCCGACTGGCATTTGA
- a CDS encoding plastocyanin/azurin family copper-binding protein, translating to MSDWDLLTPGIGLTSIGIVGVAISLSGIAKTFIDGMHAVSLLTMFIGMIFLASGLFKDGFPSTGRAKSATFITLGFLVTFGFAAAVTVSTQVPSIYAYIGLMLIISIPAAVLAFASYKQIPYIKALAVIFIGAAVVGGSTFYAFGLVTPRPPAPPEEEEPAEEPAPPANIINATILAGASAQGNPDYEPDPITVNKGDGVRWVNEDNVPHTVTSRQEGVFDSSIINAGGNWLLNTAELDSAEYEYFCTLHPNMVATLTVTEGGAAAPAEGSGNATAPENATAPEGSSNNQSSTTSNETTASTPNATTGGSGASVTSVSIVVGSSVPTNGEFYNPENVETTVGSMVAWTNDDSVPHTVTSGVVENNSPKPDGKFDSSIMNHGASFRFVFDEAGEYPYYCSLHPYMTGKVTVN from the coding sequence ATGTCTGATTGGGACCTTCTGACCCCCGGGATAGGTCTTACTTCCATAGGCATTGTTGGCGTTGCAATTTCTCTTTCGGGCATTGCCAAGACCTTTATTGACGGCATGCACGCAGTCTCGCTTTTGACAATGTTTATCGGCATGATCTTCCTTGCCTCAGGACTTTTCAAGGACGGCTTTCCTTCTACAGGGCGGGCCAAGTCTGCCACCTTTATCACGCTCGGGTTCCTTGTCACCTTTGGCTTTGCAGCCGCAGTCACGGTCAGCACGCAGGTCCCAAGCATTTACGCCTACATTGGCCTGATGCTGATAATCTCGATTCCAGCTGCAGTCCTTGCATTTGCTTCATACAAGCAGATCCCGTACATCAAGGCACTGGCAGTTATATTCATCGGAGCTGCGGTTGTTGGCGGCTCTACGTTCTATGCCTTTGGCCTCGTGACACCTAGGCCACCAGCACCACCAGAAGAAGAGGAGCCGGCTGAAGAGCCTGCACCTCCGGCCAACATCATCAATGCAACAATACTAGCGGGTGCTTCAGCACAGGGCAATCCTGACTATGAGCCTGATCCTATTACTGTCAACAAGGGCGATGGGGTGCGATGGGTCAATGAGGACAATGTGCCTCACACAGTAACGAGCAGGCAAGAGGGCGTATTTGACTCTTCAATAATCAATGCAGGAGGAAACTGGCTCTTGAACACAGCAGAGCTTGACTCGGCAGAATATGAGTACTTCTGCACATTGCATCCAAACATGGTAGCCACGCTGACAGTGACGGAAGGCGGAGCGGCGGCCCCTGCAGAAGGCTCCGGTAATGCAACCGCTCCAGAAAATGCGACAGCTCCAGAAGGTTCGTCCAACAACCAATCATCAACTACAAGCAATGAAACAACAGCAAGCACGCCAAATGCTACCACTGGCGGCAGCGGTGCTTCTGTAACCTCGGTGTCTATAGTAGTCGGGTCATCGGTTCCAACAAATGGCGAGTTCTACAACCCCGAAAACGTAGAGACGACGGTCGGCAGCATGGTGGCTTGGACCAATGACGACAGCGTGCCCCATACTGTAACGTCAGGAGTGGTGGAAAACAACAGCCCCAAGCCGGACGGCAAGTTTGACTCAAGCATCATGAATCACGGCGCCAGCTTTAGGTTCGTGTTTGACGAAGCCGGCGAATACCCATACTATTGCTCGTTGCACCCGTATATGACCGGCAAGGTCACTGTAAACTAA
- a CDS encoding Mov34/MPN/PAD-1 family protein has translation MEEIFLTSRQIDQLASLAKSSLPNESCAFLLGKNDRITEILPMQNADRSAISFSIKPQQVLQAYDLAESKKMQIIGIFHSHPAKPAPSSTDKRFMEINPVVWLIYSTTEHRFKAYVYDTDVREVVVKIITA, from the coding sequence ATGGAAGAAATTTTTCTAACATCAAGACAGATCGACCAGCTCGCCAGCCTTGCAAAAAGCTCGCTTCCAAACGAGTCCTGCGCTTTCCTCCTTGGCAAAAACGATAGAATCACAGAAATCTTGCCTATGCAAAACGCCGACAGGTCAGCAATATCCTTCAGCATCAAGCCGCAGCAGGTGCTGCAAGCGTACGACCTTGCAGAAAGCAAAAAGATGCAGATAATCGGGATATTTCACTCGCACCCGGCCAAGCCTGCGCCGTCAAGCACTGACAAGAGATTCATGGAGATAAACCCAGTGGTGTGGCTCATTTACTCGACCACCGAGCATAGGTTCAAGGCATACGTCTACGACACCGACGTAAGGGAAGTTGTCGTAAAGATTATCACGGCGTGA
- the aspS gene encoding aspartate--tRNA(Asn) ligase, protein MVNIKRTHYARQLDDQLVGQQVRVGGWIEDVRDIGKLAFVTIRDVTGACQVIVTGDSVQAAVQAPRQSAVVVAGVVQKSKAKDFPVEVKVSEFTVLTKAVHPLPIDPTGRVESAIDKRLDARALDLRTPKVAAIFRLRSAGLVVVRDTLLGEGFIEVNTPKVIGSASEGGANLFSFDYFGKRKAYLAQSPQLYKEQLTLGLDRVFEIGPYFRAENSHTVRHLTEFISVDIEAAFLDYEDVMDIVERVVRNVATAFQEKHKADLQLAGGKDISVSKIDRLTYEQCLDELAKEGEKLQFGDDLSDAALRKLGEIHRGFYFITDWPLKLKPFYIHEKEDNPKLSKSFDLQYGYLELVSGGRRLHDPAKLRSRLAEQGLNPASFEEHLKAFDWGMPPHSGWGLGYDRLMMVLTGSQNVRDVVLYPRDTDRLTP, encoded by the coding sequence ATGGTGAACATCAAGAGGACCCACTATGCGCGCCAGCTTGACGACCAGTTGGTGGGGCAGCAGGTAAGAGTCGGCGGCTGGATAGAAGATGTCCGCGATATTGGCAAGCTGGCATTTGTAACAATAAGGGACGTCACCGGCGCATGCCAGGTTATCGTAACTGGCGACAGCGTGCAGGCAGCCGTGCAGGCACCAAGGCAGAGCGCGGTGGTCGTCGCCGGGGTGGTGCAAAAGAGCAAGGCAAAGGATTTCCCGGTAGAAGTCAAGGTCAGCGAATTTACAGTCCTTACAAAGGCAGTCCACCCGCTTCCGATAGACCCTACGGGGCGCGTCGAGTCTGCCATCGACAAGAGGCTTGACGCACGTGCGCTGGACCTGAGGACGCCCAAAGTTGCGGCGATTTTCCGTCTGCGCTCGGCAGGCTTGGTAGTGGTAAGGGACACTCTCCTGGGAGAGGGCTTTATCGAGGTAAACACACCCAAGGTGATCGGGAGCGCAAGCGAGGGCGGAGCCAACCTTTTCAGCTTTGACTACTTTGGCAAACGCAAGGCATACCTTGCCCAGAGCCCGCAGCTGTACAAGGAGCAACTGACGCTAGGACTTGATAGGGTATTTGAGATCGGACCGTATTTCCGCGCCGAAAACTCGCACACTGTGAGGCACCTAACCGAGTTCATAAGCGTCGACATTGAAGCCGCATTTCTCGACTATGAAGATGTCATGGATATCGTGGAAAGGGTGGTGAGAAACGTTGCCACTGCATTTCAGGAAAAGCACAAGGCTGATCTGCAGCTGGCAGGCGGCAAGGATATTTCGGTCTCCAAGATAGATCGGCTGACGTACGAGCAGTGCCTTGACGAGCTTGCCAAGGAAGGGGAAAAGCTGCAGTTTGGCGACGACCTGTCAGATGCCGCATTGCGCAAGCTAGGCGAAATACACCGGGGTTTTTACTTTATCACAGACTGGCCGCTCAAGCTCAAGCCATTCTACATACATGAAAAGGAGGACAACCCTAAACTGTCCAAGTCGTTTGACCTGCAGTATGGTTATCTGGAGCTTGTTTCTGGCGGCCGGCGCTTGCACGACCCGGCAAAGTTGAGGAGCAGGCTTGCCGAGCAAGGACTCAACCCTGCCAGCTTTGAGGAGCACCTCAAGGCGTTTGATTGGGGCATGCCTCCACACTCTGGATGGGGCCTTGGCTACGACCGGCTCATGATGGTGCTGACAGGGTCGCAAAACGTGCGCGACGTGGTCCTGTATCCGAGGGACACGGATAGGCTCACGCCGTGA
- a CDS encoding transcription elongation factor NusA has translation MKSAICPFDAKSGVLCSKCESKLESGSITRDDVEAAIKLARLADRNQDVDKFTLVRGAKVDDDFVLVLRSPDVIALQRDSELADKIEDAFGQKVWFVESESSERRFIEGLLRPLKVLSVNLFWLPDGNKLTKVIVAGDSRKAWVNIEKVQKIAKTVRNIELLIEFENNNNR, from the coding sequence TTGAAGTCTGCCATCTGCCCTTTCGATGCCAAGTCCGGCGTGCTTTGCAGCAAATGCGAATCCAAGCTTGAATCGGGCAGCATAACGCGGGACGATGTCGAAGCCGCGATCAAGCTTGCCCGGCTGGCGGATCGCAACCAAGACGTCGATAAGTTCACGCTTGTGCGCGGCGCAAAGGTGGACGACGATTTCGTGCTAGTGCTCCGGAGCCCTGACGTGATTGCCCTTCAGAGAGACTCGGAGCTTGCAGACAAGATCGAAGACGCGTTTGGGCAGAAGGTATGGTTCGTTGAGTCAGAATCTTCTGAGAGGCGCTTCATTGAGGGCCTGCTCCGTCCTCTCAAGGTGCTATCGGTCAACCTATTCTGGCTCCCTGACGGCAACAAGCTCACCAAGGTCATAGTGGCAGGGGACAGCAGAAAGGCGTGGGTTAATATAGAAAAGGTTCAAAAGATTGCCAAGACAGTTAGGAACATTGAACTGCTCATTGAATTCGAGAACAACAATAACAGGTAG
- a CDS encoding response regulator — translation MLDIRMPLMNGFELFKNIRKIDRKVKVCFITAFEIYFDEFRRVFPKIDVSCFVRKPITINQLAKIVREELARPIQEEDKPAIEQIQPKGTDPKNI, via the coding sequence TTGCTAGATATCCGAATGCCGCTTATGAATGGTTTTGAGCTCTTCAAGAATATCAGAAAGATCGATAGAAAAGTAAAGGTGTGCTTTATCACGGCATTTGAAATCTACTTTGATGAATTCAGGCGAGTATTCCCAAAAATAGACGTGAGCTGCTTTGTCCGCAAGCCGATAACAATCAACCAACTGGCCAAGATTGTTCGTGAAGAGCTAGCGCGTCCTATACAAGAAGAAGACAAGCCTGCCATCGAGCAAATTCAGCCCAAAGGAACTGACCCGAAAAATATCTAG
- a CDS encoding ABC transporter ATP-binding protein → MPKLVVSGLKAYYATERGPVRAVDDVNFSLSDNESLGIVGESACGKSTLGAALMRSMQPPGKIVSGSIVLDGTDVSEMPASEFNSKIRWKKIAMVFQGAMNALDPVYTIESQLHEVLREHRFEGNMEEKIAESLRQVGLDLSVAKRYPHELSGGMKQRVVIAMALLLKPDLLIADEPTTALDVLVQAQIINLLKKLHRENGITVILITHDLALVSQIADKIGIMYAGQLVEVGSTSDIYKNPRHPYTQALIAAMPRLKSNDKKIHFVNGSPPSLLNPPHGCRFYDRCPHAMDACKKDPPEFKTDTGYVRCWLYENNKRES, encoded by the coding sequence TTGCCAAAACTTGTGGTCTCGGGGCTCAAGGCATATTATGCCACTGAAAGGGGCCCAGTCAGGGCAGTAGACGATGTTAACTTTTCCTTATCAGACAACGAATCGCTGGGCATCGTGGGCGAGTCGGCATGCGGTAAGAGCACACTTGGCGCGGCCCTCATGCGCTCTATGCAGCCGCCAGGCAAGATAGTCAGCGGTAGCATAGTTCTAGATGGTACCGACGTTTCAGAGATGCCCGCTTCAGAGTTCAACAGCAAGATAAGATGGAAAAAGATAGCAATGGTCTTCCAAGGCGCAATGAACGCACTTGACCCTGTCTACACGATTGAAAGCCAGCTGCATGAGGTGCTCAGGGAGCACCGTTTTGAAGGCAATATGGAAGAAAAGATAGCAGAGTCGCTCCGCCAGGTGGGGCTTGATCTCTCGGTGGCAAAGCGCTACCCTCATGAGCTTTCTGGCGGCATGAAGCAGCGCGTCGTGATTGCAATGGCGCTTTTGCTCAAGCCGGACCTTTTGATAGCAGACGAGCCGACCACCGCTCTTGACGTGCTGGTGCAGGCGCAGATAATAAACCTCCTCAAAAAGTTGCACAGGGAAAATGGCATAACTGTCATCCTGATAACGCACGATCTTGCCCTTGTCTCGCAGATAGCAGACAAGATAGGCATAATGTACGCCGGCCAGCTGGTCGAGGTCGGCTCTACAAGCGACATTTACAAAAACCCCCGGCACCCTTACACGCAGGCGCTCATAGCTGCAATGCCAAGGCTCAAGTCGAACGACAAAAAGATACACTTTGTCAACGGCAGCCCCCCGTCGTTGCTCAATCCACCTCATGGATGCCGGTTCTACGATCGCTGCCCACATGCCATGGATGCCTGCAAAAAAGATCCTCCGGAATTCAAGACAGACACAGGCTACGTGCGCTGCTGGCTGTATGAAAATAACAAGCGCGAGTCTTAA
- a CDS encoding ion transporter: protein MEEKPSLPRSKLPSERADDTVVNILRGIVGSRAFDFTITSVILLQAVALALEATPALYSNNNGERTNDAARLFGTVHTAVVMVFIVEAGMRLGALCPKPQDYFKDGWNSFDFAVIVLSLIPVTGPFATIARLIRLLRVTRLVTKSKELRAIVSTLVRSIPSIFNILILLGMLFFIYAIIGYHLFSNVDPQRWSSFLASLTTLFQVITLEGWIDITEPIVSQLGPLYWLYFATFIVIGTFIIINLFISVIVRKSEEAYKQLQLESGTPLTQQEIAEELREIHRILEELERRISRQDDDSKNGSDRIDKN, encoded by the coding sequence ATGGAAGAAAAGCCATCTCTGCCTCGGTCAAAATTGCCCTCGGAAAGAGCTGACGATACAGTTGTTAATATTTTGAGAGGCATAGTTGGAAGCAGGGCGTTTGACTTTACAATAACGAGTGTAATCCTTCTTCAGGCAGTTGCCCTTGCGCTAGAAGCTACGCCTGCCCTCTATTCTAACAATAATGGTGAAAGAACAAATGACGCTGCAAGATTGTTTGGCACAGTCCATACTGCAGTAGTCATGGTTTTCATTGTCGAGGCTGGAATGAGGTTAGGGGCATTATGTCCAAAGCCCCAAGATTACTTCAAAGATGGATGGAATAGTTTTGATTTTGCAGTGATAGTGCTTTCACTTATTCCAGTCACCGGTCCATTTGCAACCATTGCAAGGCTTATCAGGCTGCTGAGAGTCACCAGGCTAGTTACAAAATCCAAAGAGCTGCGGGCAATTGTATCCACTCTTGTTCGCTCTATTCCAAGCATCTTTAACATCTTGATTTTGCTTGGCATGCTGTTCTTCATTTATGCAATCATTGGATACCATCTGTTTAGCAATGTAGACCCGCAACGCTGGTCGTCATTTCTTGCCTCTCTTACAACGTTATTCCAAGTCATTACACTGGAGGGATGGATAGACATAACAGAACCGATAGTATCGCAGCTGGGCCCGCTGTACTGGCTCTATTTTGCGACCTTTATTGTGATTGGCACTTTTATAATCATCAACCTGTTTATCTCAGTAATCGTCAGAAAATCTGAAGAAGCGTACAAACAGCTGCAGCTAGAATCTGGAACTCCTCTAACACAGCAAGAGATCGCAGAGGAGTTGAGGGAAATCCACAGGATCTTGGAGGAACTGGAGAGGAGAATAAGCCGGCAAGATGACGATTCAAAAAATGGCAGTGATAGAATCGATAAGAATTGA
- a CDS encoding helicase C-terminal domain-containing protein gives MTTTTILAHFPFPNIREKQRSVLVDIELAIKSGYKHIFLEAPTGFGKTPVAITLARYLGSSHICTATKDLQTQYRRDFPFVVEVKGRGNFACIVKEDMGLDESCDYGPCVKDDAYDCTYKTRLMDYRAEGEGTMHELVKLDSFAERKYIDKMRSKSKLVELEWRPCHYFHQKWIGARSSHTVYNYRYFLSDVFYAGSTQKRNLLVLDEAHQLESEVGDFRSFTIRKNMLPFLKMQMPDSNVDDIETWLDFCIELKEKLFEFSEKAERIIERSNQKVMTEPFTEKNLIDALEREATLTAIIDDMKADKDNWIVSGVQRDNANQLSRVTLMPLEVSGYFDSILDKGSVSLFMSATILSKDYLCKTAGLEPDKVKFIRIEESDFPVKNRLIHMKNTAWLNAKTMNESLPKIAEEVRKIMSDPKHKNQKGIIHTTSYSQLQFIKEFLKNIDHESADRLIETGSGLDRSEVLERHYSSKNPTVLISPSLHLGVDLKDEFSRFQIIVKVPYPDLTDKRIAKMKDKDPKWYTWNTVLRLVQAYGRSVRSKDDYATTYILDSSISYLLKNAQDLVPKWFTEAIVQS, from the coding sequence TTGACGACAACAACAATACTTGCGCATTTCCCATTCCCAAATATCCGAGAAAAGCAGAGAAGCGTTCTTGTTGATATCGAATTGGCCATCAAGTCTGGCTACAAGCACATATTCCTTGAAGCGCCCACAGGGTTTGGCAAGACGCCAGTAGCCATAACGCTTGCCCGCTACCTTGGAAGCTCGCACATTTGCACCGCGACAAAAGACCTGCAAACGCAATACCGGCGCGACTTTCCCTTTGTAGTGGAAGTAAAGGGAAGGGGCAATTTTGCCTGCATAGTCAAGGAAGATATGGGTCTTGACGAGAGCTGCGACTATGGTCCCTGCGTCAAGGACGACGCGTACGACTGCACCTACAAGACCCGGCTGATGGACTACAGGGCAGAAGGCGAGGGCACCATGCACGAGCTGGTCAAGCTCGACTCCTTTGCAGAGCGCAAGTATATTGACAAGATGCGGAGCAAGTCAAAGCTGGTAGAGCTTGAATGGCGGCCGTGCCACTATTTCCATCAAAAGTGGATCGGGGCCAGATCCAGCCATACTGTATACAACTACCGCTACTTTCTATCAGATGTGTTCTATGCCGGCTCGACGCAAAAAAGGAACCTGCTTGTGCTTGACGAGGCTCACCAGCTTGAATCAGAAGTAGGCGACTTTCGAAGTTTCACGATTCGCAAGAACATGCTGCCATTTCTAAAGATGCAGATGCCTGATAGCAACGTAGACGACATTGAGACATGGCTTGACTTTTGCATCGAGCTAAAGGAAAAGTTGTTTGAATTTTCAGAGAAGGCTGAAAGGATAATTGAGCGGAGCAACCAAAAAGTGATGACAGAGCCGTTCACTGAGAAGAACCTGATCGATGCGCTGGAACGCGAAGCAACCCTGACTGCAATAATCGACGACATGAAGGCCGACAAGGATAATTGGATCGTATCAGGCGTACAGCGCGACAATGCAAACCAGCTATCAAGGGTGACGCTCATGCCGCTCGAAGTTTCGGGCTACTTTGATTCAATCCTTGACAAGGGCTCGGTATCGCTGTTCATGAGCGCCACTATCTTGAGCAAGGACTATCTTTGCAAAACAGCAGGGCTTGAGCCAGACAAGGTGAAGTTCATCAGGATAGAAGAATCAGACTTTCCAGTAAAGAATAGACTAATCCATATGAAGAATACTGCATGGCTTAATGCAAAAACAATGAATGAAAGTCTGCCCAAAATTGCAGAAGAAGTTAGAAAAATTATGTCCGATCCCAAGCACAAAAACCAAAAGGGCATAATCCATACTACGTCTTATTCTCAGCTTCAGTTCATCAAAGAGTTCCTTAAGAATATCGACCATGAGAGTGCAGACAGACTGATAGAAACTGGATCAGGTCTTGATAGAAGCGAAGTGTTAGAGAGACACTATTCAAGCAAAAATCCGACAGTTCTGATATCCCCTTCGTTGCATCTTGGAGTAGATCTGAAAGATGAATTTTCAAGGTTCCAGATAATAGTCAAGGTCCCTTACCCTGACCTTACCGACAAGAGAATCGCAAAAATGAAAGATAAGGACCCAAAGTGGTACACATGGAACACAGTCCTTCGCTTGGTGCAGGCTTATGGCAGGAGCGTCCGGAGCAAAGACGATTATGCCACGACCTACATCCTTGACAGCAGCATTTCCTATCTGCTGAAAAACGCGCAGGACCTTGTGCCCAAGTGGTTCACCGAAGCAATAGTGCAATCATAG
- the artG gene encoding thaumarchaeosortase yields the protein MSGDKAVASGEAAGYTIFGINSSIAATIILIVPIIYTIIVYPDSFSLSWNEGRGGFLFAMAFIAAELVGLRYRISKTRFLIVVGLAALTTTYFVALPYGLSEYIKNGATYYNVSLELSWIWMWDFVVMFVYVTSSLVILFGKKWYKIAPAGAIYLAGSAVILALDAFFPFDSLGPLQFIVPIYLIIDEATINFIDDYVTNVGPEDPNHPANPVRATGNLLILNGLHGPFALQVFWPSAGVHSMIIYTLVMLAFLLKMDLPLKRKLIYFAIGTFGTVAVNVIRITSLSLYALVVTTNVREWEAFHSVAGEIMFLPWLGIYLGIVMFVENKRMRRMQAESATPASSRPNS from the coding sequence TTGTCCGGCGACAAGGCAGTTGCCTCCGGCGAAGCCGCAGGCTATACGATATTTGGCATCAATTCAAGCATAGCGGCCACAATCATACTGATTGTGCCCATAATTTACACGATTATTGTATACCCCGATTCATTCAGCCTCTCGTGGAATGAAGGAAGGGGCGGCTTTTTGTTCGCAATGGCGTTTATAGCGGCCGAGCTCGTAGGGCTGCGGTACCGAATAAGCAAGACGAGGTTCCTTATCGTAGTTGGGCTTGCCGCGCTGACAACCACCTATTTCGTCGCCCTTCCTTACGGGCTGAGCGAATACATCAAAAATGGAGCAACTTACTACAATGTCTCACTTGAGCTCAGCTGGATATGGATGTGGGACTTTGTCGTAATGTTCGTCTATGTAACAAGCTCGCTCGTCATACTGTTTGGAAAAAAGTGGTACAAGATAGCGCCTGCCGGCGCCATTTACCTGGCAGGCAGCGCGGTGATACTGGCGCTTGACGCGTTCTTTCCGTTTGATTCGCTGGGCCCGCTCCAGTTCATAGTCCCGATATACCTGATAATTGATGAAGCGACAATCAATTTCATTGACGATTACGTGACTAACGTAGGACCAGAAGACCCGAACCATCCGGCAAATCCGGTCAGAGCTACAGGAAATCTTTTAATTCTCAACGGCCTCCACGGGCCGTTTGCGCTGCAGGTGTTCTGGCCGTCTGCAGGCGTGCATAGCATGATAATCTACACCCTTGTGATGCTTGCGTTCCTGCTCAAGATGGACCTTCCGCTCAAGAGAAAGCTGATCTACTTTGCCATAGGCACGTTTGGCACAGTGGCCGTGAACGTGATCAGGATAACTTCGCTTTCGCTTTATGCTCTGGTGGTGACTACAAACGTGCGCGAATGGGAAGCTTTCCACTCTGTCGCCGGGGAGATAATGTTCTTACCGTGGCTTGGCATCTACCTTGGGATAGTAATGTTTGTCGAGAACAAGAGGATGCGCAGGATGCAGGCAGAAAGCGCGACCCCTGCTAGTAGTCGCCCGAACTCATAA
- the dinB gene encoding DNA polymerase IV, which produces MIIEGPKSNTSRIITHVDFDYFFAQCEEIRRPELRSKPVVVCVFSGRTEDSGVVSTANYVARKYGVKSGIPIRVAKSKLAEVSDAVFLPLDSAYYSQVSESAMSIISSYADMFEHVGIDECYLDVSQRAAGSFDVAKGLAQNIKQDVKKQASLTCSVGVAPNKMLAKIASDLHKPDGLTVIEPDDAARFIAGMDVGRIPGVGPKTCERLGELGIKTIGDLAKFDLFRLIEEFGKKNATYMHNASKGIDDEPVVESGEKQQIMRIATLKSDATSSSEMLGDLYEICRSVFQTATDRRLSFKTVGVLLILDNLDNITRSKSLKVHSTNFESLHSAARSALDETMREAGPVKVRRLGVRLSDLQSSEGQNTMLDFMSSGDY; this is translated from the coding sequence ATGATCATTGAAGGGCCGAAAAGTAACACTTCAAGGATCATAACACATGTCGATTTTGACTACTTTTTTGCGCAGTGCGAAGAGATACGCCGGCCGGAGCTGCGCAGCAAACCAGTCGTGGTTTGCGTCTTTTCCGGCAGGACAGAGGACAGCGGCGTCGTCAGCACGGCAAACTATGTAGCCAGAAAGTACGGAGTGAAATCCGGCATCCCGATCAGGGTTGCAAAATCAAAACTGGCAGAGGTTTCAGACGCAGTGTTTCTGCCGCTGGATTCTGCGTATTATTCGCAGGTATCCGAGTCTGCTATGTCGATCATAAGTTCGTATGCCGACATGTTCGAGCACGTCGGCATTGACGAATGCTACCTTGACGTCTCACAGAGGGCAGCTGGCAGCTTTGACGTTGCAAAAGGTCTCGCTCAGAACATCAAGCAGGACGTTAAAAAGCAGGCAAGCCTGACATGCTCGGTTGGCGTTGCACCAAACAAAATGCTTGCCAAGATCGCGTCGGACCTGCACAAGCCCGACGGCCTGACGGTGATTGAGCCCGACGACGCAGCCAGGTTCATCGCCGGCATGGACGTTGGTAGGATACCGGGCGTCGGCCCCAAGACGTGCGAGCGGCTAGGAGAGCTGGGCATAAAGACGATCGGTGACCTTGCCAAGTTTGACCTTTTCAGGTTGATTGAAGAGTTTGGCAAAAAGAATGCCACTTATATGCACAATGCATCCAAAGGCATTGACGACGAGCCCGTTGTCGAATCGGGCGAAAAGCAGCAGATAATGCGTATCGCTACGCTCAAGAGTGACGCGACAAGCAGCTCAGAGATGCTTGGCGACCTCTACGAAATATGCCGGTCTGTTTTCCAAACCGCAACTGATAGAAGACTATCGTTCAAGACGGTGGGGGTGCTCTTGATACTGGACAACCTTGATAACATCACAAGGTCAAAGAGCCTAAAGGTGCACTCGACCAACTTTGAATCGCTTCATTCCGCCGCTAGGTCTGCTCTGGACGAGACGATGAGGGAAGCCGGCCCGGTAAAGGTGAGGAGGCTAGGGGTCAGATTGTCAGATCTCCAGAGCAGCGAGGGCCAGAATACAATGCTTGACTTTATGAGTTCGGGCGACTACTAG